The DNA region GCCGGACGGCCTCCAGGTCGGCGACGTGCTGCTCGACCCGTCGATGGTGATGCTGGACGGGCCCGAGTCCCAGATCAACGAGGTCGGCGAGGTGCGCGCCACGCTGGATGTCGCGAACGTGCGTCCCGGGGAGACCTACGAATCGAAAGTCGAGATTTTCGGCAAGGACCAGGGGCCGCTTCCCTTGGTGACCAGTGAGCCGAGCAGCGTCACCTTGAGGCCCGTGGTCGCCTCCGCGCCGCCGAACCGCAACGTCTTGATCGAGCCCAACTGGTCGGGGCAGCTCCCCTTCGGCATCGACTTCGTGAGCTACTCGGTGACGCCTAACCAGGTTCAGGTGGAGGGCGATCGAGAGGTGCTCGTGGACATGCAAGCCCTCCGAACCGCACCGATCGATCTTTCGGCGATGAGCGAGACGAAGACGCTCACCGTGCCGCTCGTCGTGCCGAACGGGGCGCAGGTCATCGATACCCGCGGGGCCGTGGTCGCGCGGCCGACCGTGCGCGTGCGGGTCGAAGTCCGCCCCATCTTGCCGCCAGCCACGGGGAG from Fimbriimonadaceae bacterium includes:
- a CDS encoding CdaR family protein, whose amino-acid sequence is MRDLARRLPILLVSFLLATGLWLYVRAQNALVVQQTFPIKLQAANLDPSLIVTRMSATINVEVEGKDQELRQIDEQVLSRASALVDFSNATAGPGTYRVTITPPPGSMLTWRPKDDGQVLVYLDRRIRRSFEVKVAKQGLAPDGLQVGDVLLDPSMVMLDGPESQINEVGEVRATLDVANVRPGETYESKVEIFGKDQGPLPLVTSEPSSVTLRPVVASAPPNRNVLIEPNWSGQLPFGIDFVSYSVTPNQVQVEGDREVLVDMQALRTAPIDLSAMSETKTLTVPLVVPNGAQVIDTRGAVVARPTVRVRVEVRPILPPATGSPPPSGRP